A section of the Acidobacterium capsulatum ATCC 51196 genome encodes:
- a CDS encoding type IV toxin-antitoxin system AbiEi family antitoxin domain-containing protein — protein sequence MQYVTKHGIVRPRDIEAIGIPREYLLRLHRQGKLDRAGRGMYSLPHADVTERHSYAEVSKRVPNATLCLLSALAFHGITTQNPAAVWIALRKGARTPSFTSPAIRVVRLSGPSLTEGIEEHQIEGVPVRVYSVPKTVADCFKFRNKIGLDVAMEALRDAFRQKKASVNAIYRYAAICRVSNVIRPYLESL from the coding sequence ATGCAATACGTGACGAAACACGGGATCGTGCGGCCACGCGACATTGAGGCCATCGGCATTCCGCGGGAGTACCTCCTGCGTCTCCATCGCCAGGGCAAACTGGATCGTGCCGGACGAGGGATGTACAGCCTTCCGCACGCCGATGTCACGGAGCGACATTCCTACGCGGAGGTATCGAAGCGCGTTCCAAATGCCACCCTCTGTCTGCTTTCTGCGCTTGCATTCCACGGCATCACCACGCAGAATCCTGCGGCGGTGTGGATTGCGCTGCGCAAGGGGGCAAGAACCCCTTCCTTCACCTCGCCGGCCATTCGAGTTGTGCGACTTTCCGGGCCGTCCCTGACAGAAGGCATTGAAGAGCATCAAATCGAGGGCGTTCCTGTGCGCGTCTACTCTGTCCCAAAAACGGTGGCCGACTGCTTCAAGTTTCGCAACAAGATCGGACTCGACGTGGCAATGGAAGCTCTGCGGGATGCCTTTCGCCAGAAGAAGGCCAGCGTCAATGCGATCTATCGCTACGCCGCAATCTGCCGTGTCAGTAACGTCATACGGCCATACCTGGAGTCGCTGTGA
- a CDS encoding nuclear transport factor 2 family protein, with protein MSSSKYAAYKGAEPYFKIVREALGDLVDGDHFFDIVTEHTIYEVLYELGWPRIIHGRIELMHAFRGYTDIISLQSADHLAVHTADSGRVIVIEYEVHGTVLATGKQYDNRFCSILRLENRKIAHWRDYMDSHAAWNALAGR; from the coding sequence ATGTCCAGTTCAAAGTACGCTGCCTATAAAGGCGCTGAGCCCTACTTCAAGATCGTTCGAGAAGCGTTGGGTGACCTCGTCGATGGGGATCACTTCTTCGATATCGTCACCGAACATACCATCTACGAAGTTCTCTATGAACTGGGATGGCCTCGCATCATTCATGGGCGAATCGAGCTGATGCATGCGTTCCGAGGCTATACCGACATCATTAGTCTGCAATCGGCTGATCATCTGGCCGTCCACACTGCGGACTCGGGCCGTGTCATCGTGATCGAGTACGAGGTTCATGGAACCGTTTTGGCGACGGGCAAACAGTACGACAACCGGTTTTGTTCTATCCTTCGGCTTGAGAACCGGAAGATCGCGCATTGGAGAGACTACATGGACTCTCACGCGGCTTGGAATGCACTGGCGGGGCGCTGA
- a CDS encoding DUF416 family protein, with the protein MIGEEKNLVSITSLSPKKQLAFALLVFERMLPSLVAFSKDTGFDDSCYLQAKDAAWAILQNGPVDRSLSEVCLRGAPDTEDYSHDLTSYALNAALAMNDIMEFAQDGCADHITSVSTLAGDSLYLYLSSQGDSVVSSPEEDSQIASHPLMQEEHRLEEADIRFLAGLPEQFSEETILSLRARAGTQAPLLPLTL; encoded by the coding sequence ATGATCGGCGAAGAAAAGAACCTAGTTTCAATAACGAGCCTCTCTCCAAAGAAGCAACTTGCGTTTGCTCTGTTGGTTTTTGAGAGAATGCTGCCAAGCCTGGTTGCTTTTTCAAAGGACACAGGCTTCGATGACTCCTGCTACTTGCAAGCCAAAGATGCCGCATGGGCTATCTTGCAGAATGGACCAGTAGACCGATCACTAAGTGAGGTATGTCTCAGGGGCGCACCGGACACCGAGGATTACTCTCACGACCTCACTTCTTACGCCTTGAATGCAGCCCTTGCGATGAATGACATCATGGAGTTTGCGCAAGATGGTTGTGCCGACCACATCACAAGCGTCTCAACGCTTGCCGGTGACTCCCTGTACCTCTACCTAAGCAGCCAGGGAGACTCGGTTGTGTCCTCCCCCGAAGAGGATAGCCAGATCGCTTCCCATCCCTTAATGCAAGAGGAGCATCGCCTGGAAGAAGCGGACATCAGGTTCCTAGCGGGCCTTCCAGAGCAGTTCTCCGAAGAGACAATCCTGTCCTTAAGGGCGCGAGCGGGTACTCAGGCCCCCTTGCTTCCTCTCACGTTGTAA
- a CDS encoding RHS repeat domain-containing protein has translation MREAEEVEGLGLTQTSNCWYYDQWGNRLDAEGSATAYSSTAGGASPCSGQPVVQYNTNNQMTGSGAPSYDQAGDATSDAKGRQYLYDAEGRICAVQGAAVDGISAMVGYIYDADGNRVAKGPITSWSCDPTTNGFESSAYETDYVLNQSGQTVTETTKSDTGVMQWNFTNVYANGVLFATYDAQGLHFLLNDWLGTRRASTDYEGVLESLCASLPYGDGLNCTNSPQSPNEQHFTGKQHDQESGNDYFGARYYSENDARFLTPDWSAKVEPVPYAKLGDPQSLNLYSYMLDSPLDGVDQNGHARGCPGGCSSNMILYTNPYEQGDVPAGAAQQQNGDPTLPTEVQPPPPSMADRVMTALMPKTPLDLALLVGTDGLGEAGAALLRVTEVASSLGKTADFVTLAITETKEGTSVVSSSEKALRPAVRALLKPGEVAANGAGHAEVTGVNAARQMGLTPTGVAASRGICPSCADFLRTAGVAALSALKATLPF, from the coding sequence GTGCGTGAAGCCGAGGAAGTCGAAGGTCTCGGGCTTACCCAGACCAGCAATTGCTGGTATTACGACCAGTGGGGCAATCGTCTGGATGCGGAGGGTTCGGCGACGGCTTATTCGAGCACGGCGGGAGGGGCTTCGCCTTGCAGTGGACAACCCGTGGTTCAATACAACACGAACAACCAGATGACGGGCTCGGGTGCGCCCAGCTATGATCAGGCCGGAGATGCTACTTCGGATGCGAAGGGCCGCCAGTATCTCTATGACGCGGAGGGCCGCATTTGCGCGGTGCAGGGTGCTGCCGTGGATGGGATCAGCGCGATGGTGGGCTACATCTACGACGCGGATGGGAATCGCGTGGCCAAGGGGCCGATCACGAGCTGGAGCTGCGATCCGACGACGAACGGCTTTGAGAGCTCGGCTTATGAAACCGATTATGTGCTGAACCAGTCCGGCCAGACGGTGACCGAAACCACCAAAAGCGACACGGGCGTGATGCAGTGGAACTTCACCAACGTCTATGCCAACGGAGTGCTCTTCGCCACCTACGATGCGCAGGGGCTGCACTTCCTGCTCAATGACTGGCTGGGCACGCGGCGTGCTTCGACCGACTATGAAGGCGTGCTCGAATCACTCTGCGCCAGCCTGCCCTATGGGGACGGGCTCAACTGCACCAACTCCCCGCAATCGCCCAACGAACAGCACTTCACCGGCAAACAGCACGACCAGGAATCAGGCAATGACTACTTCGGGGCCAGGTACTACTCCGAAAATGATGCAAGGTTTCTGACTCCGGACTGGTCCGCCAAGGTCGAGCCCGTGCCCTACGCCAAGCTGGGTGATCCGCAGAGTCTGAACCTTTATAGCTACATGCTCGACAGCCCGCTTGACGGCGTTGATCAGAATGGGCACGCTAGGGGGTGTCCTGGCGGATGCTCAAGTAACATGATCCTTTATACGAACCCCTATGAGCAGGGCGATGTTCCAGCAGGAGCGGCCCAACAGCAGAACGGAGACCCGACACTCCCAACCGAAGTCCAGCCGCCTCCCCCCAGCATGGCAGATAGGGTGATGACGGCACTCATGCCGAAGACGCCGCTCGACCTAGCGCTTTTGGTTGGAACAGATGGTCTTGGGGAAGCGGGCGCTGCACTATTGCGCGTGACGGAAGTTGCGAGTTCATTAGGAAAGACTGCTGACTTCGTTACACTTGCGATCACGGAGACGAAGGAAGGTACTTCCGTTGTCAGTTCGAGCGAAAAGGCGCTTCGACCCGCTGTTAGGGCGCTTTTGAAACCCGGAGAGGTTGCTGCAAATGGAGCAGGACACGCCGAAGTCACGGGGGTTAATGCAGCCAGGCAGATGGGACTTACTCCAACCGGTGTAGCCGCGAGCAGAGGGATTTGTCCTTCTTGTGCAGATTTCTTGAGGACGGCGGGCGTGGCAGCCCTGAGCGCCCTCAAAGCAACACTTCCGTTCTAA